One Trichormus variabilis 0441 genomic window, CTTACACCCTCACACCCTCCTGATGTTGCTCTTTGTATGTAACAGAAGCCAGCTACAGGGCATAAATGTTAGGATTGCCACAGAGAGAGAATAGCGTGCATAGAAGGAAAAAAAGCTGAATGGCAGAATTTGAGAAGTCAATATCCTTCGATGGAAGGGATATTCGACTGAAAGTAGGCCTACTAGCGCCCCAAGCTGGTGGGTCGGTTTTGATAGAATCAGGGGATACAGCTGTTTTAGTCACAGCTACGCGATCGGCAGGTAGAGAGGGCATTGATTTCCTTCCCCTGACAGTAGATTATGAAGAAAGACTATATGCGGCTGGTAGAATCCCCGGTGGGATTATGCGCCGAGAAGGCCGTCCCCCAGAAAAAACAATTCTCACCAGCCGTCTCATAGACCGTCCCCTGCGTCCTTTGTTCCCTTCATGGTTGCGGGATGACTTGCAAATTGTCGCCTTAACAATGTCGATGGATGAGCAAGTACCGCCCGACGTGTTAGCAGTGACAGGTGCTTCCATTGCCACTCTCATTGCCAAAATCCCCTTTAACGGGCCGATGGCAGCAGTGCGGGTAGGCTTAGTGGGCGATGATTTCATTATTAACCCCACTTATGCAGAAATCGAGGCGGGAGACTTGGATCTGGTAGTCGCAGGTTCACCTCACGGCGTGATTATGGTGGAAGCAGGGGCTAATCAATTACCAGAGCGAGATATTATCGAGGCGATTGATTTTGGTTATGAGGCAGTGCGCGACTTAATCAAAGCGCAGCTAGACCTAGTAGCCGAACTCGGTCTGGAAATTGTCCAAGAAGCACCGCCAGAGGTAGACCAAACTCTGGAAAATTATATCCGCGATCGCGCTAGCGACGAAATTAAGAAAATTCTGGCTCAATTTGAACTAACCAAACCCGAACGCGATGCCGCGTTGGATGTTGTTAAAGATAATATTGCCACAGCGATCGCCGAACTCCCAGAAGAAGACCCAATTCGTTTAGCTGCAACCGCCAACAGCAAAGCCCTGGGCAACACTTTTAAAGACATCACTAAATATTTCATGCGCCGTCAAATCGTCGAAGATAACGTGCGTGTTGATGGTCGAAAACTCGATCAAGTGCGCCCGGTTTCTTCCCAAGTAGGTGTCCTACCAAAGCGCGTCCACGGTAGCGGATTATTTAACCGAGGACTAACTCAGGTATTATCAGCTTGTACTTTGGGTACTCCTGGTGATGCCCAAAACCTTAATGATGACCTGCAAACAGACCAATCAAAACGCTACCTCCATCATTACAACTTCCCGCCTTTCTCCGTTGGAGAAACCAAGCCCTTACGCGCCCCTGGTAGACGGGAAATTGGTCATGGTGCATTAGCAGAGAGAGCCATCTTACCTGTACTGCCACCCAAAGAGCAATTCCCTTACGTGATTCGCGTCGTCTCGGAAGTGCTTTCCTCCAACGGTTCCACCTCAATGGGTTCAGTTTGTGGTTCCACCTTGGCATTAATGGATGCTGGTGTCCCCATCCTCAAACCCGTGAGTGGTGCAGCAATGGGCTTAATTAAAGAAGGTGATGAAGTCAGAGTCCTGACAGATATTCAGGGTATTGAAGACTTTT contains:
- a CDS encoding polyribonucleotide nucleotidyltransferase; protein product: MAEFEKSISFDGRDIRLKVGLLAPQAGGSVLIESGDTAVLVTATRSAGREGIDFLPLTVDYEERLYAAGRIPGGIMRREGRPPEKTILTSRLIDRPLRPLFPSWLRDDLQIVALTMSMDEQVPPDVLAVTGASIATLIAKIPFNGPMAAVRVGLVGDDFIINPTYAEIEAGDLDLVVAGSPHGVIMVEAGANQLPERDIIEAIDFGYEAVRDLIKAQLDLVAELGLEIVQEAPPEVDQTLENYIRDRASDEIKKILAQFELTKPERDAALDVVKDNIATAIAELPEEDPIRLAATANSKALGNTFKDITKYFMRRQIVEDNVRVDGRKLDQVRPVSSQVGVLPKRVHGSGLFNRGLTQVLSACTLGTPGDAQNLNDDLQTDQSKRYLHHYNFPPFSVGETKPLRAPGRREIGHGALAERAILPVLPPKEQFPYVIRVVSEVLSSNGSTSMGSVCGSTLALMDAGVPILKPVSGAAMGLIKEGDEVRVLTDIQGIEDFLGDMDFKVAGTDAGITALQMDMKISGLSLEVIAQAIHQAKDARLHILDKMLQTIDTPRTETSPYAPRLLTIKIDPDMIGLVIGPGGKTIKGITEETGAKIDIEDDGTVTISAVDENKAKRARNIVQGMTRKLNEGDVYAGRVTRIIPIGAFVEFLPGKEGMIHISQLADYRVGKVEDEVAVGDEVIVKVREIDNKGRINLTRLGIHPDQAAAAREAAAVNR